In candidate division KSB1 bacterium, the following proteins share a genomic window:
- a CDS encoding OmpA family protein encodes MGFNFSNFAVQYAYVTERQDFLDENHRLSVNFYFKDCNPMKSMFGTLKRQRKEAEVYSKQPEGPKEFIHRYIFEGNPSLKLSLELLRPEAKDSIKSVWSEAGGVVSFPGVNFATGSAEITDEFARVLDGAAQLINEHPEIQLLEVQGHTDNTGSDAINNPLSQARADAVRNYLISRGVEPNRLVAKGYGSSKPVATNSTDAGKYQNRRIDLVRVR; translated from the coding sequence ATGGGCTTCAACTTCTCGAACTTCGCTGTGCAGTACGCCTACGTGACTGAGCGTCAGGACTTCCTCGATGAGAACCACCGCCTGTCGGTGAACTTCTACTTCAAGGATTGCAACCCGATGAAGAGCATGTTCGGCACGCTGAAGCGGCAGCGCAAGGAAGCCGAAGTCTATTCCAAGCAGCCCGAAGGTCCGAAGGAGTTTATCCACCGTTACATCTTCGAGGGCAACCCGAGCCTCAAGCTCAGCCTCGAACTGTTGCGCCCCGAGGCCAAGGACTCGATCAAGTCCGTGTGGTCCGAGGCCGGCGGTGTGGTCAGCTTCCCGGGCGTCAATTTCGCCACCGGGTCAGCTGAGATTACCGATGAGTTCGCCCGCGTCCTCGACGGCGCCGCTCAGCTCATCAACGAGCACCCGGAAATTCAATTGCTCGAGGTGCAGGGCCATACGGACAATACCGGCAGCGATGCGATCAACAATCCGTTGTCGCAGGCCCGGGCCGACGCTGTCCGCAACTACCTGATCTCGCGCGGCGTCGAGCCGAATCGACTCGTTGCCAAGGGTTATGGTTCTTCCAAGCCGGTCGCGACCAATTCGACCGACGCCGGCAAGTACCAGAACCGCCGCATTGACCTCGTTCGCGTTCGCTGA
- a CDS encoding FG-GAP repeat protein, producing the protein MKRVGYILMALVAVLVIFTLALAQLEGKNAKNLLRVISGEQTRAYFGSGVEGAYAWTGGAKLYAISATGENDGPVRRGYVNLYDNLLADAPVLTIQGGVEGELFGSSLSGGGDFNGDGMPDLAVAADGGQGTGQKPAGKVYLYFGGPDFGRSASAVLTMGESKDSFGQSVSLKDDINGDGLADLIVGAPHSAKSGATSGRAYIWFGRSGSVSKSPDKEIRLGTMNDLFGTSVSTGDLNGDGTADLVIGAPHFGTEADYFGAAFIFFGGKDAKFSSASQILKGEKSSFQDQFGWSVAVVPDIDGDGKAELVVGAPQCSQGGRQLGKVYLYHGAEKLSDVPSATFWGSVEAGKFGQHVFSLGDINGDKKGDWAAQADQESGSRGTVHFFYGGWDKEFYKYTGEAVADRLGSCLVNIGDFDGNGSSEILSGARWNDTESENSGRCYILSLE; encoded by the coding sequence ATGAAGCGTGTTGGTTACATTTTGATGGCGCTCGTCGCCGTGCTGGTCATTTTCACGCTCGCGCTCGCCCAACTGGAAGGCAAGAACGCCAAGAACTTGCTCCGCGTGATTTCCGGCGAGCAGACCCGTGCCTACTTCGGCTCCGGTGTCGAAGGCGCCTACGCCTGGACCGGCGGCGCGAAGCTGTATGCGATCTCCGCAACGGGCGAAAACGACGGACCCGTACGTCGCGGCTATGTGAATCTCTACGACAACCTGCTGGCGGATGCGCCCGTCCTGACCATTCAGGGCGGGGTGGAGGGTGAACTGTTCGGCAGTTCGCTTTCGGGCGGCGGTGACTTCAACGGCGACGGTATGCCCGATCTCGCTGTGGCTGCCGACGGCGGCCAGGGCACCGGCCAGAAGCCGGCCGGAAAGGTCTATTTATATTTCGGAGGCCCGGACTTCGGCAGGTCCGCTTCGGCGGTTCTGACCATGGGAGAGTCAAAGGACAGCTTCGGCCAGTCTGTAAGTCTCAAGGACGATATCAATGGTGACGGCCTTGCCGACCTCATCGTCGGCGCACCACATTCGGCCAAATCGGGCGCCACGTCGGGCCGCGCCTACATCTGGTTCGGGAGGAGCGGAAGCGTGTCCAAGTCTCCGGATAAGGAAATCCGCCTTGGAACCATGAATGATCTCTTCGGAACTTCCGTGAGCACAGGGGATCTAAACGGCGACGGGACGGCCGATTTGGTAATTGGCGCGCCACACTTTGGAACCGAGGCCGATTACTTCGGTGCAGCCTTCATCTTCTTCGGCGGCAAAGACGCAAAGTTCTCCAGCGCATCTCAGATCCTGAAAGGGGAGAAGAGTTCGTTCCAGGATCAGTTTGGGTGGTCAGTGGCTGTCGTGCCGGATATCGATGGAGATGGCAAGGCCGAATTGGTTGTTGGCGCTCCACAGTGCTCGCAAGGCGGCCGTCAGCTGGGCAAGGTCTATCTGTACCACGGCGCAGAAAAACTGTCTGATGTGCCCTCTGCCACGTTCTGGGGCAGCGTCGAAGCCGGCAAGTTCGGACAGCACGTATTCAGTCTCGGCGATATCAACGGCGACAAGAAGGGCGATTGGGCTGCTCAGGCCGATCAGGAGTCCGGTAGCCGTGGCACCGTGCATTTCTTTTACGGCGGGTGGGACAAGGAATTCTACAAGTACACCGGAGAGGCCGTCGCCGATCGCCTCGGCAGTTGCCTCGTGAATATCGGCGACTTTGATGGCAACGGCTCAAGCGAAATCCTCTCCGGCGCCCGGTGGAACGACACCGAAAGTGAGAACTCGGGACGCTGCTATATTCTGAGCCTCGAATAG
- a CDS encoding SRPBCC domain-containing protein — translation MTEPEFVIKRVFDAPREWVYKAWTEPDRLARWWGPRGFSIMRAQLDLRPGGVFHYGLVSQTGQEMWGRFLFREIVPNERLEYISSFSDAAGRVMRYPGHEEWPLEILSIVMFRDTNGGTMLTLNATPWQASEAEQKVFEAGFKSMEGGFGGTFDQLDAYLSSTMKEHRS, via the coding sequence ATGACGGAACCGGAGTTCGTAATCAAACGAGTATTCGATGCGCCACGCGAGTGGGTGTACAAGGCGTGGACGGAACCGGATCGGCTGGCCCGATGGTGGGGTCCGCGGGGATTCTCGATCATGCGTGCGCAGCTTGACTTGAGGCCTGGTGGCGTCTTTCACTACGGCCTGGTATCTCAAACCGGTCAGGAGATGTGGGGACGATTCCTGTTTCGTGAGATCGTTCCGAACGAGCGTTTAGAGTACATCTCCTCGTTTTCAGATGCGGCGGGCAGGGTTATGCGTTACCCGGGCCATGAGGAATGGCCGCTCGAGATCCTGTCGATCGTGATGTTCCGCGATACCAACGGCGGGACGATGCTAACGCTGAACGCCACACCGTGGCAAGCATCGGAGGCAGAACAGAAGGTATTCGAGGCTGGCTTCAAGTCGATGGAAGGCGGTTTTGGCGGAACGTTCGATCAGCTTGACGCTTACCTGTCGTCCACGATGAAGGAGCACCGTTCTTGA
- a CDS encoding DUF1801 domain-containing protein — protein MNEVETYLKSLPPASRATLEKLRETIRAVIPQATEVLSYGMPTFKLDKGIVAYAAFKDHCSLFPMSATILDQFGDEIAAYRASKGTLHIPIGGSLPTALVKKLVKARVAENQAIANQRAAKQPKRKER, from the coding sequence ATGAATGAAGTCGAGACATATTTGAAGTCGTTGCCGCCGGCATCGCGGGCGACCCTGGAGAAGCTGCGAGAGACCATCCGCGCGGTGATTCCGCAAGCCACGGAGGTGTTAAGCTACGGCATGCCGACGTTCAAACTGGACAAGGGGATCGTCGCGTACGCGGCGTTCAAGGACCATTGCAGCCTATTTCCGATGAGCGCGACGATTCTGGACCAGTTCGGCGATGAAATCGCAGCCTACCGCGCGTCGAAAGGCACGCTCCATATTCCCATCGGCGGGTCTCTGCCCACGGCGCTGGTCAAGAAACTGGTGAAAGCGAGAGTTGCGGAGAACCAAGCCATCGCGAACCAACGCGCGGCGAAACAACCAAAGAGGAAGGAGCGATGA
- a CDS encoding SRPBCC domain-containing protein, whose amino-acid sequence MAASGTKPALADTSDREVVTSRLIRAPRELVYKAWTDPQQAVKWWGPRGFRTTSHESDIRPGGVWRYTMHGPDGRDYPNRARYLELAPPERLVYIHDDGHDESSGFHVTVRFEAVDGGTLLTMHAVFATAARRDFVVTEHNAIEGAKQHLERLAEHLASGITLAGALSLALPSPREFTVTRIVNAPRTLVLEAWTRPEHVVRWWGLRSMTMPVCQIDFRPGGQYRFVLRAPDGQEHGYHGVYKEIAPPDRIVSTFVYEPLPEHEALVTTLFEALGERTRIVETVLHQSQEDRDGHLAAGVEAGMRETFERLEELLRELQPPEVH is encoded by the coding sequence ATGGCGGCATCAGGAACTAAACCCGCGTTGGCGGACACGTCGGATCGTGAGGTCGTAACTTCGCGCCTGATTCGGGCTCCCCGCGAACTGGTGTACAAGGCGTGGACTGATCCGCAGCAAGCGGTGAAATGGTGGGGTCCGCGCGGCTTCAGGACGACAAGCCATGAGTCGGACATTCGCCCGGGCGGAGTATGGCGATACACGATGCACGGGCCGGACGGGCGGGACTATCCCAATCGGGCGCGTTATCTTGAGCTGGCTCCGCCGGAGCGACTTGTTTACATCCACGATGACGGCCACGACGAATCGTCGGGGTTCCATGTTACGGTCAGGTTTGAGGCGGTGGACGGCGGGACGCTCCTGACGATGCACGCGGTGTTTGCGACGGCTGCAAGGCGGGATTTTGTGGTGACGGAGCATAATGCGATCGAAGGCGCGAAGCAACACCTGGAGCGGCTTGCGGAGCACCTGGCGAGCGGGATCACGCTGGCGGGAGCATTGAGCCTCGCGTTGCCATCGCCGCGGGAATTCACAGTGACGCGGATCGTAAATGCTCCGCGCACGCTTGTGCTGGAGGCGTGGACGCGGCCCGAACATGTGGTGCGCTGGTGGGGATTGCGGAGTATGACGATGCCGGTCTGCCAAATCGACTTTCGGCCCGGCGGTCAATATCGATTCGTCTTGCGCGCCCCTGACGGGCAAGAGCACGGGTACCACGGAGTGTACAAGGAGATTGCGCCGCCGGACCGGATAGTGAGCACCTTTGTCTATGAGCCGCTGCCGGAGCATGAGGCGCTGGTCACGACTCTCTTCGAAGCCCTCGGCGAGCGGACGCGGATCGTGGAGACCGTGTTACATCAGTCGCAGGAGGATCGTGACGGGCATCTTGCCGCAGGTGTGGAGGCCGGAATGCGCGAGACGTTCGAGCGGCTGGAGGAGTTACTGCGGGAGCTGCAACCGCCGGAGGTCCATTAA
- a CDS encoding winged helix-turn-helix transcriptional regulator: protein MALDNLSLTFSALSDPTRRAILAHLASGATSVAELAKPFRISAPAVTKHLKVLERAGLITRSRQAQWRPCQLDAKPLHDVADWVEQYRQFWEQRLDRLEAYLHEMQAKEDTDGGIRN, encoded by the coding sequence ATGGCTCTCGATAATTTAAGCTTAACATTTTCAGCCCTTTCAGACCCGACGCGTCGGGCGATCTTGGCGCATCTGGCGTCTGGCGCGACGTCTGTCGCTGAACTTGCCAAGCCCTTCAGGATCAGCGCACCAGCGGTAACAAAACACCTGAAGGTCCTCGAACGCGCGGGTCTGATCACGCGCAGCCGTCAGGCTCAGTGGCGGCCCTGTCAATTGGATGCTAAGCCTCTGCACGATGTTGCCGACTGGGTGGAGCAGTATCGGCAATTCTGGGAGCAGCGTCTCGATCGACTCGAAGCTTACCTACATGAAATGCAAGCAAAGGAGGACACGGATGGCGGCATCAGGAACTAA